Below is a genomic region from Erigeron canadensis isolate Cc75 chromosome 7, C_canadensis_v1, whole genome shotgun sequence.
CCattatttttgtaatgattttttACACAAATCCTTTATAAAGTTCAAACACTGTATTTATGGTCGAGTTTCAAGCCATACCAAAAGTTACCCATTCTGACCCTAACCCGCTTTGACCAATTATCCAACCTGCCTGAACCAACCGTTCTGCCACCTCTACGCTTTAGGTGCCACAATGAATGATCTTTGAATAAATTACCAGTATCACCTAAAACCTTTTCGAACAGTGTCATGTGTTTGGAATTGAATATCTTTCCCCAACGGAACATATATGCATAGTGGTCTAGGCCGTCTTATGTTTTTCTAAGAATACCGAATTTTTTTATGTTACAGGGGGATGGAGTGGATGCAGAGCTTCTTCTAAATCGTGGGAGTTCAGAATGGTGGTCGTTTTACGATATTAGTTGGTTAGATTCAAATGTGTGTGGAGATTTGATGGGCCCCATGGCCATCGTCGTGTCAGAGGAAACACCACGTAAGTCTGTCTATAATGGACACAAAAGAACATTTACGAGAATATAAAACAGTTACTGATGATTTTGTATTGCTTTGGGTCACAGAGGGTCTTCTTGGTGAAACACTTAGCAAATCCAGTATTTGGGGTCTGTATATAACCTTTGTGTTAGCAGTTGGTCGCTTCATCAGGCTTCAGTGCTCTGACTTGCGAATGAGAATCCCTTTTGAAAACCTTCCTTCTTGTGACAGGTACTATCTGTTATCAGCTTAGTAATAAACTTACACATACAATTATAACAGCAGTGGTAAAATGGGAGGGTCAGAATGGGCCAGGCAAATTTGTTACAGAAATGACCATCAGACCCCACTAAGATTTTAAATCCATGTTCTAAAAGAAACTAGATTTTTATCCCGCGGAAGACGCGGGTAAGTCTACTAAAATCGTTTTTAGTAAATTGGGTAAGAATTAAGTAAGATCGTTACAGGTAAAAATATAGTTGAAATATAGGCAATTatattgtttaaaagaaattaatataaaattaacattgagaaaaaaaaaagtaattagcttaaaaagttaaaagtttagTATCGTAGATAGAAACCGATCAATGAGTCCTAACACTTACATAATTAGCTTTGACTAATCTCATGGATGTCCAAGACTAATCTCAATTTCATTCTTCTgtgattacaaaaacaaaatttgatgAGTTTCCATTAAAAGTAGATCTTGAGCAACTTTCACCCGTCTCACGAGCTATACCATTTAACTCGTTGAGATAATATACAACCTAAATCAACCATGCATTTATAAATGGGTCGATCTTGGTTCTTGAACCTCTACCATCTAATGATCTAGCAGGATTATTGTTGTATTTCTGTTGAACCTCTGGTTTGATGTGTAGGTTAATCGCCATTTGTGAGGATATATATGCTGCTAGAGCAGAAGGCGAACTCGTAGTAGAGGAGGTTCTGTACTGGACACTGGTAAAAATATACCGGTCACCACACATGCTGCTAGAGTACACCAATCCTGACTAGCTGTCGAAAATTTGAATGTAAGGATTACAACAATCTGTATCTAGTTGCGTTTTAATCCTTCTTCTTTATCGTTTTAAATGACTTGTTTATCCATTATTGAAAGGCTTTGCAACTTGAAGAATGGCGATGATACCTAATGTCCAGAGCGTAACAAAGGACAAAATGGACTAGCATTTGTGGACAAATATGACCCCTTCACAACTCCCCAGGTCTGACGACTGTGATGAAACAGAGTAATGCTTACTTTGAAGTCATGTAAAGCTGTAAATTGGTATTTTGATCACTGTATGCAGTGTCAGTGATCAAGTAGACAAGCAGGGatacaaaaaaaatcaatctGTTGACCGGATCAAATGTATGGAGTTCAAGTTCAAATATGAGTTTTTGAGATATATAAAGAAGTGATCTTGACTCTAATTTTCTGTCTAGATTTTCGAATCCATTGCATTTACTCATTGTACATCAATAGGTTGAGCTTCTATAGAGcttattttatcaaatatacTTTTGAATGATATTTCCTGACTATTTGAACTCGATTAAATGCTTTATCAaagcataaatatatatagttatttgaatCCACGAACTAAGCTTATATCTTTTGCCAACATGGCTTGAGCTTGCATTAAGAACACTAGTCAGATAACTATGATGTCAGCACAACATTGTAGGGTCAAGCCTAACTCCGCTCAACTCATTGCAACCTTGTGATCAAGTGATACTTTTTCAGTATAAGAGGCCGATTAACAAAGTTATATCACCTGTGCAGAAAGGACGGGAATTCATGCATACAAAAGAAAGGCATCATGATATAACAGTAAACAGGTTTCCAATCTATTATAGTTCaacattattagtttattacaaCATTAACATACAACCCAAAGACAGAAATCGCCAACACTACAACTACTTTGTAGCATATAGTAAATATGCTAGACGCTAGATACATTGACATCATCAAGATTAAATTCAATGTTACGTCCAAGAAAACGGCATTTAGGTGAGGAATTCTAAGGGTAAGGATCTGATAACATGGTTGGATGAGGTACATAAGGATTTCCCTCACACGCATACCCTAAAAGTGAACATACACTTACTTCAACTTTGGCTTCTTCTTGGTGCTACTAGCCagatttttataatgttttggaACAGTGTCACTCATTATCTTTGGAGCTGTAAAACAGAAATCAGATAGCGATAAATCACTGTATGCCGGTTGTCTTTTAAGATATTCCACCATTTGTGGACTCGTTCTTATATGTTTCCCATCAGGAGTCAAATACTTCACATCCGTTTTAGTATAATCACCTCTAAGAGTAGCTATTCGCTTGAAACCTTTTGGGGTTTTTGGGATGTCTGGTTTGTCAATGGCCCACACTTGAGATGAATCGTAGTTGATATCAGCAGGATTCTCACAGGTGATCCCAGGGAGTTTGTCACAAACGAAAGGGTCTCCAGTTAGGTTACGTCTGATCTCTTCGAAGTGTTCTTCAGTTGCTAATGTCCTCCACTTGTAACACTTGTCACACTGCACAGCATAGGCAATAACCGTACTGGATGGTGTCCCTGGTTCCTACATAAGAAATTGATCAGGTTTCAACAAGATCAGAAGAGTCACACGTGTAACCATAAGTACTTCAATTTGAGAAAGCTAGCAGCTCCTATGACTAGAGGTAGCATAACGGGTGGGTTAGGTAAAGTTCGGGTCTAACAAGTCAGGTCCCAACTTGACCCACAAACTTTCGAATGGTGTCCCTGGTTCCTACATGAGAAATTGATCATCAATCAGATCAGAAATGTCACACATGTAACCATCAAGTACATCAATTCGAGAAAGTTAGCAGCTCCTACGACTAGAGGTAGCATAATGGGTGGGTTAGGTAAATTTCAGGTTTAACAGATCAGGTCCCAACTTGACCCACAAACTTTCttgtccatttttttttaatctataactTCAGAGGTATTAAgcatttgaaattttgaatataCTTTGGATAACCTTCGACCCATACAACCCTTTATTGTTTAGCCGAATTCTTAGGTTATGcatttaaattaaacttttagatATAACGGGTCGAAATTGT
It encodes:
- the LOC122607870 gene encoding methyl-CpG-binding domain-containing protein 4-like, with protein sequence MNITPITSYKEPGTPSSTVIAYAVQCDKCYKWRTLATEEHFEEIRRNLTGDPFVCDKLPGITCENPADINYDSSQVWAIDKPDIPKTPKGFKRIATLRGDYTKTDVKYLTPDGKHIRTSPQMVEYLKRQPAYSDLSLSDFCFTAPKIMSDTVPKHYKNLASSTKKKPKLK